One region of Etheostoma spectabile isolate EspeVRDwgs_2016 chromosome 21, UIUC_Espe_1.0, whole genome shotgun sequence genomic DNA includes:
- the slc38a10 gene encoding putative sodium-coupled neutral amino acid transporter 10 isoform X2, whose protein sequence is MTASNWGLIMNVVNSIVGVSVLTMPFCFKQCGIVLGTLLLFFCSWMTHKSCMFLVNTASSTKRRTYAGLAYHAYGKPGKTVVEMSMIGLMLGTCIAFYVVIADLGSSFFAQMLGLQVTGGFRVLLLIAVSLFIVLPLSLQRNMMSSIQSFSAMALMFYTLFMFTMVLSSFKHGLLSDWWLGQVNVVRWEGVFRCLPICGMAFACQSQVLPTYDSLDEPSVKRMSTIFTSSLNVVTIFYITVGFFGYVSFTDNIAGNVLMNFPSNLVTEMIRVGFMMSVAVGFPMMILPCRQAINTMLFEQQQKDGTFAAGGYMPPLRFKMITLCIVFGTMLGGILIPNVETILGLTGATMGSLICFICPALIYRKIQKNGFISQLVLCVGLGILLVSTFTTLSISSRSTGTKVQAPPPPAPVKHNLPLPDFPERHDNLPNKKPAEIEKPELPDVQVVQPVERGPVEPPQIKGPVELPDRKKDEEVQLDRPDAGVAVPEGKAHRHEPPIPHDKVQVDTRNEKPGLGHAVPEEDKKDDKVEENPKPADAVVGKEEVDLGGGEVRSNEVVEEPVAKADKKQDVPPPKEVEKLEPVKDPLAGNQAAVAQVDKAGKAPDTAGKREAPLPEGEHPPAADEAPGPDSKDTADEKMDVIKKLVAEGQLDHAVLLQVIKEQQEQQKRLLDQQEKLLAVIEEQHKEIHQKQPAGAAEGEAEKGVQEGVEDGAAKAKESGPDSDVKQSKAEAGAGAAEPHPAAQNQVQAVDKGAKVVAVQAAYKEDGHVAHGGESHKQSELGARGVPLGKKRPDDLQLVPKNDQAAQLKDEEKSLDKEKHKTEQLKKEQMEEEVQARQLEREKKEKMAKEQELENERIEKEVQARLENERLEREKIAKEQELEKEKLEKEKIEKEVHARVEKERLERERREKLAREQELEQERAEKEKQEKAEEERLQQEMQKTDNEILERAKKEKEAEEARERLAQLVQVVEEKKAAQGAEREDGEALKKGGRDLKEEAASQADPREGVEDGAVKAESRPQGSHEKFRDQGEMDLRRRRRALGPGEAGGPSEDTGVPRGMPRLEPLLVLGGSDLHAALEEQLLAGAMVHTRQIKQASEDEGTK, encoded by the exons ATGACGGCGTCTAACTGGGGTCTCATCATGAACGTGGTGAACAGTATCGTCGGAGTCAGTGTACTCACCATGCCCTTCTGCTTCAAACAG TGTGGGATAGTGCTGGGAACTCTCCTGCTGTTCTTCTGTTCGTGGATGACCCACAAGTCTTGCATGTTCCTGGTCAATACAGCAAGCAGCACCAAAAGGAGGACATATGCAGGATTGG CCTACCATGCTTACGGTAAACCAGGAAAAACAGTGGTGGAGATGAG CATGATCGGTTTGATGTTGGGGACCTGTATTGCATTCTACGTCGTGATAGCTGATCTGGGCTCAAGTTTCTTCGCTCAGATGTTAGGTTTACAG GTGACTGGCGGTTTCCGCGTGCTGCTGCTGATCGCCGTGTCTCTGTTTATCGTCCTCCCTCTGAGTCTGCAGAGGAACATGATGTCCTCCATCCAGTCCTTCTCTGCTATGGCGCTCATGTTCTACACCCTCTTTATGTTCACG ATGGTGCTGTCCTCGTTCAAACACGGGCTGCTCAGCGACTGGTGGCTAGGGCAGGTCAATGTGGTGCGCTGGGAGGGTGTGTTTCGCTGTCTCCCCATCTGTGGGATGGCCTTCGCCTGTCAGTC ACAGGTGCTGCCGACCTACGACAGCCTGGACGAGCCGTCCGTCAAACGCATGAGCACCATCTTCACCTCTTCCCTCAACGTAGTCACCATCTTCTACATCACT GTGGGTTTCTTTGGCTACGTCAGTTTCACTGATAACATCGCAGGCAACGTGCTGATGAACTTCCCATCCAACCTCGTGACTGAGATGATTCGCGTGGGCTTTATGATGTCTGTGGCCGTCGGATTCCCCATGATGATCCTGCCCTGCCGCCAGGCCATCAACACAATGCTTTTTGAGCAGCAG CAGAAGGATGGGACGTTTGCTGCCGGGGGATACATGCCTCCTCTGCGCTTCAAGATGATCACCCTCTGTATAGTGTTTGGCACCATGCTGGGAGGCATTCTCATCCCCAACG tGGAAACCATTCTGGGTCTGACTGGAGCCACCATGGGCAGCCTCATCTGCTTCATATGCCCTGCTCTCATCTACAGAAAGATCCAGAAGAATGGCTTCATTTCTCAG CTGGTGCTTTGCGTGGGTCTGGGCATCCTACTGGTCAGCACCTTCACCACCCTCTCCATTTCATCCAGAAGCACCGGCACCAAGGTCCAAGCTCCTCCCCCTCCAGCCCCTGTCAAGCACAACCTGCCGCTACCGGACTTCCCTGAACGGCACG ACAATCTACCAAACAAGAAGCCAGCGGAGATAGAGAAACCTGAGCTTCCAGACGTGCAGGTGGTGCAGCCTGTAGAGAGGGGCCCAGTTGAGCCCCCCCAGATTAAAGGACCAGTGGAACTACCTGACAGGAAGAAGGATGAAGAGGTGCAGTTGGACCGCCCTGATGCTG GTGTCGCGGTGCCAGAGGGCAAGGCCCATCGCCACGAACCCCCCATCCCTCATGACAAGGTCCAAGTGGACACAAGAAATGAAAAGCCAGGTTTAGGGCACGCTGTGCCTGAAGAGGACAAAAAAGACGACAAAGTTGAAGAGAACCCGAAGCCTGCTGACGCTGTAGTGGGGAAAGAGGAAGTGGATTTGGGTGGTGGTGAAGTCCGGTCTAATGAAGTGGTAGAGGAGCCAGTTGCAAAGGCAGACAAAAAGCAGGACGTCCCCCCTCCAAAGGAAGTGGAGAAGCTCGAGCCCGTGAAAGATCCTCTTGCAGGGAATCAGGCTGCGGTGGCACAGGTCGATAAAGCAGGCAAAGCTCCAGATACTGCTGGGAAACGTGAGG CTCCACTTCCTGAAGGAGAGCATCCTCCTGCTGCAGACGAGGCTCCAGGTCCAGACAGCAAAGATACGGCAGACGAGAAGATGGACG TGATAAAAAAGCTGGTTGCAG AGGGCCAGCTGGACCACGCCGTGCTACTGCAGGTGATCAAGGAGCAGCAAGAGCAACAGAAGAGACTTCTTGACCAACAGGAAAAACTACTGGCTGTCATAGAAGAGCAACATAAAGAAATCCACCAGAAACAACCAGCTG GGGCTGCTGAAGGTGAGGCAGAGAAAGGCGTCCAGGAGGGGGTGGAAGATGGAGCAGCTAAGGCCAAAGAGTCTGGCCCGGACTCAGACGTGAAGCAGTCTAAAGCAGAAGCTGGAGCCGGAGCTGCCGAGCCTCATCCCGCTGCCCAGAATCAAGTGCAGGCCGTAGATAAGGGTGCTAAGGTCGTCGCTGTTCAGGCGGCTTACAAGGAGGATGGCCATGTTGCACACGGAGGAGAATCCCATAAGCAGAGTGAGCTTGGGGCAAGGGGAGTGCCACTGGGAAAGAAAAGACCTGATGACCTTCAGCTTGTACCCAAAAATGATCAGGCAGCTCAACttaaagatgaagaaaaaagcCTAGATAAGGAAAAACATAAAACTGAACAGcttaaaaaagaacagatgGAGGAAGAAGTTCAGGCAAGACAGCttgagagggagaaaaaggaaaagatggCCAAAGAGCAAGAGTTAGAAAATGAGAGGATAGAGAAAGAAGTGCAGGCAAGATTGGAAAACGAACGGCTTGAAAGAGAAAAGATCGCCAAGGAGCAGGAGTTAGAAAAGGAGAAACTTGAGAAAGAAAAGATAGAGAAAGAAGTGCATGCCAGGGTGGAAAAAGAACGACTagaaagggagagaagagagaagctgGCCAGAGAACAGGAGCTGGAGCAAGAGAGAGCGGAAAAGGAGAAACAGGAGAAAGCTGAAGAAGAGAGACTTCAGCAGGAGATGCAGAAAACAGACAATGAAATACTTGAGAgagcaaagaaagagaaagaggcgGAGGAGGCTCGGGAGAGGCTGGCCCAGCTGGTGCAAGtcgtagaagaaaaaaaggctgcACAGGGGGCTGAGAGGGAAGACGGGGAAGCTTTGAAGAAAGGAGGACGAGACCTCAAAGAGGAAGCTGCTTCTCAGGCGGACCCAAGAGAAGGTGTGGAAGACGGGGCCGTCAAAGCCGAGTCTCGGCCCCAGGGCTCCCATGAGAAATTCAGGGACCAGGGAGAGATGGATCTAAGGCGGAGGCGCAGGGCACTGGGACCCGGAGAAGCTGGAGGGCCCTCCGAGGACACCGGGGTGCCCAGGGGGATGCCGAGGCTGGAGCCCCTGCTGGTGCTGGGGGGCTCCGACCTGCACGCGGCCCTTGAGGAGCAGCTCCTGGCTGGGGCAATGGTGCACACGCGGCAGATTAAACAGGCCTCAGAGGATGAGGGAACGAAATAA